One window of Theropithecus gelada isolate Dixy chromosome 4, Tgel_1.0, whole genome shotgun sequence genomic DNA carries:
- the PHF3 gene encoding PHD finger protein 3 isoform X2 produces MDEGVVKESGNDTIDEEELILPNRNLRDKVEENSVRSPRKSPRLMAQEQVRSLRQSTIAKRSNAAPLSNTKKPSGKTVSTPKAGVKQPERSQVKEEVCTPLKPEYHKENRRSSRNSGQIEVVPEVSVSSSHSSVSSCLEMKDEDGLDSKHKCNNQREADVPSHELTCSLLSETCVTIGEKKNEALMECKAKPVGSPLFKFSDKEEHEQNDSISVKTDETVVEEMIATRKVEQESKETVKLSHEVDHILEDPGSSDSSGDAACTNPNKTENSLVGLPSCVDEVTECNLELRDTMDIADKTENTFERDKIEPLGYCEDAKSNRQLENPEFNKSNLEVVDTSTFEPESNVLENAICDVPDQNSKQLNAIESTKIESHETANLQDDRNSQSSSVSYLESKSVKSKHPKPVIHSKQNMTTDTPKKIVAAKYEVMHSKTKVNVKSVKRNTDEPESQQNFHRPVKVRKKQIDKEPKIQSCNSGVKSVKNQAHSVFKKTLQDQTVVQIFKPLTHSLSDKSHAHPGCLKEPHHPAQTGHVSHSSQKQFHKPQQQALAMKTNSHVKEELEHPGIEHFKEEDKLKLKKPEKNLQPRQRRSSRSFSLDEPPLFIPDNIATIKREGSDHSSSFESKYMWTPSKQCGFCKKPHGNRFMVGCGRCDDWFHGDCVGLSLSQAQQMGEEDKEYVCVKCCAEEDKKTEILDPDTLENQATVEFHSEDKTMECEKLGLSKHTANDRTKYIDDTVKHKVKILKRESGEGRNSSDCRDNEIKKWQLAPLRKMGQPVLPRRSSEEKSEKIPKESTTVTCTGEKASKPGTHEKQEMKKKKVEKGVLNVHPPAASASKPSADQIRQSVRHSLKDILMKRLTDSNLKVPEEKAAKVATKIEKELFSFFRDTDSKYKNKYRSLMFNLKDPKNNILFKKVLKGEVTPDHLIRMSPEELASKELAAWRRRENRHTIEMIEKEQREVERRPITKITHKGEIEIESDAPMKEQEAAMEIQEPAASKSLEKPEGSEKQKEEVDSMSKDTTSQHRQHLFDLNCKICIGRMAPPVDDLSPKKVKVVVGVTRKHSDNEAESIADALSSTSNILASEFFEEEKQESPKSTFSPAPRPEMPGTVEVESTFLARLNFIWKGFINMPSVAKFVTKAYPVSGSPEYLTEDLPDSIQVGGRISPQTVWDYVEKIKASGTKEICVVRFTPVTEEDQISYTLLFAYFSSRKRYGVAANNMKQVKDMYLIPLGATDKIPHPLVPFDGPGLELHRPNLLLGLIIRQKLKRQHSASASTSHIAETPESAPIALPPDKKSKIEVSTEEAPEEENDFFNSFTTVLHKQRNKPQQNLQEDLPAAVEPLMEVTKHEPPKPLRFLPGVLIGWENQPTTLELANKPLPVDDILQSLLGTAGQVYDQAQSVMEQNTLKEIPFLNEQTNSKTEKIDNVEVTDSENKEIKVKVDNLSESTDKSAVIGEETSIVGSSSISAGPLTSLSLRGKPPDVSTEAFLTNLSIQSKQEETVESKEKTLKRQLQEDQENNLQDNQTSNSSPCRSNVGKGNIDGNVSCSENPVANTRSPQFINLKRDPRQAAGRSQPVTTSESKDGDSCRNGEKHILPGLSHNKEHLTEQMNVEEKLCSVEKNSCVQQSDNLKVAQNSPSVENIQTSQAEQAKPLQEDILMQNIETVHPFRRGSAVATSHFEVGNTCPSEFPSKSITFTSRSTSPRTSTNFSPMRPQQPSLQHLKSSPPGFPFPGPPNFPPQSMFGFPPHLPPPLLPPPGFGFAQNPMVPWPPVVHLPGQPQRMMGPLSQASRYIGPQNFYQVKDVRRPERRHSDPWGRQDQQQLDRPFNRGKGDRQRFYSDSHHLKRERHEKEWEQESERHRRRDRSQDKDRDRKSREEGHKDKERARLSHGDRGTDGKASRDSRSVDKKPDKPKSEDYEKDKEREKSKHREGEKDRDRYHKDRDHTDRTKSKR; encoded by the exons AACAAGTAAGAAGTTTGCGGCAGAGCACTATTGCCAAGCGTTCAAATGCAGCACCATTAAGTAACACAAAAAAACCATCTGGGAAGACTGTATCTACCCCTAAAGCAGGAGTGAAACAGCCAGAAAGGAGTCAGGTTAAAGAAGAAGTTTGTACGCCACTGAAACCTGAGTACCATAAGGAGAATAGAAGGAGCAGCCGAAATAGTGGACAAATTGAAGTGGTACCTGAAGTATCAGTGTCTTCAAGTCATTCTTCAGTGTCATCTTGTCTTGAAATGAAGGATGAAGATGGATTAGATTCTAAGCATAAGTGTAATAATCAGAGAGAAGCAGATGTACCATCTCATGAATTAACTTGTTCACTTCTTTCAGAGACTTGTGTTActattggagaaaagaaaaatgaagctctGATGGAATGTAAAGCCAAGCCTGTTGGTAGCCCATTGTTTAAGTTTTCAGATAAAGAAGAACATGAACAGAATGATTCCATTTCAGTTAAAACAGATGAGACTGTTGTTGAAGAAATGATAGCAACAAGAAAAGTTGAACAAGAATCAAAGGAGACAGTAAAATTATCCCATGAAGTTGACCATATTCTTGAAGACCCTGGATCTTCTGATAGTTCTGGTGATGCTGCTTGTACAAATccaaataagacagaaaatagcCTTGTAGGTTTGCCTAGTTGTGTGGATGAAGTGACTGAGTGTAATTTGGAATTGAGGGATACCATGGATATTGCTGATAAAACTGAGAACACCTTTGAAAGAGATAAAATTGAACCATTGGGTTATTGTGAAGATGCAAAGTCTAATAGACAGTTGGAGAACCCTGAGTTTAATAAATCAAACTTAGAGGTGGTTGATACTAGTACTTTTGAACCAGAAAGTAATGTTTTGGAAAATGCTATTTGTGATGTGCCTGACCAAAATTCAAAACAGTTGAATGCTATAGAAAGTACTAAAATAGAGTCACATGAAACAGCAAACCTTCAGGATGACAGAAACAGCCAGTCAAGTAGCGTTTCTTACTTAGAGTCAAAAAGTGTAAAATCCAAACATCCAAAACCTGTAATTCATTCTAAGCAAAACATGACCACAGATACTCCGAAGAAAATTGTTGCAGCAAAGTATGAAGTAATGCATAGCAAAACTAAAGTTAATGTCAAAAGTGTGAAACGAAATACTGATGAACCAGAATCTCAGCAAAATTTTCATAGGCCAGtcaaagtcagaaaaaaacaaattgataAGGAGCCAAAGATTCAGAGTTGCAATTCTGGGGTTAAATCTGTGAAAAACCAAGCtcattctgtatttaaaaaaacattacaGGACCAAACTGTAGTACAAATTTTCAAGCCCTTAACTCATTCTTTGAGTGATAAGTCACATGCTCATCCTGGTTGCTTGAAAGAACCTCATCATCCTGCACAAACTGGACATGTATCACATTCCAGCCAGAAACAGTTTCATAAGCCTCAGCAACAGGCCCTAGCAATGAAAACCAATAGTCACGTGAAGGAAGAGCTTGAACACCCAGGCATTGAACATTTTAAGGAAGAGGATAAACTGAAACTGAAAAAACCTGAGAAGAACCTACAACCCCGCCaaagaagaagcagcagaagtTTTTCTTTAGATGAGCCACCATTGTTCATTCCAGATAACATAGCTACCATAAAAAGAGAAGGCTCTGATCATAGCTCCTCATTTGAAAGCAAATATATGTGGACTCCCAGCAAGCAGTGTGGGTTTTGCAAAAAACCCCATGGCaacag GTTTATGGTTGGCTGTGGGAGATGTGATGACTGGTTTCATGGTGATTGTGTTGGGTTAAGTCTTTCTCAAGCACAACAGATGGGCGAGGAAGACAAAGAATATGTCTGTGTAAAATGTTGTGCTGAAGAAGacaaaaagactgaaatattAGATCCAGATACTTTGGAAAACCAAGCTACAGTTGAATTCCATAGTGAAGATAAAACAATGGAGTGTGAAAAGCTTGGATTATCAAAACACACAGCAAATGATAGAACCAAATATATAGATGATACAGTGAAGCACAAGGTCAAAATTTTAAAACGG GAGTCTGGTGAAGGCAGAAATTCATCAGACTGTAgagataatgaaattaaaaaatggcaGCTAGCTCCTCTTCGTAAGATGGGACAACCAGTTTTACCTCGGAGATCCTcagaggaaaaaagtgaaaaaataccaaaagagTCTACAACTGTTACTTGCACAGGAGAAAAAGCTTCAAAACCAG GTACTCATGAGAAgcaagagatgaaaaagaagaaagttgaaaaagGAGTGCTTAATGTACATCctcctgctgcttctgcttccaAGCCTTCTGCAGATCAGATCAGGCAAAGTGTCAGACATTCTCTCAAAGATATTCTTATGAAGAG ACTTACAGACTCAAATTTGAAGGTACCAGAGGAAAAGGCAGCAAAAGTTGCcacaaaaattgagaaagaacttttctctttttttcggGACACAGATTCTAAATATAAGAACAAATATAGAAGTTTGATGTTTAATTTGAAAGATCCTAAAAACAAT atattatttaaaaaagtacTGAAAGGAGAAGTAACTCCTGATCATCTTATCAGAATGAGTCCAGAAGAACTAGCTTCTAAAGAGTTAGCTGCTTGGAGACGAAGAGAAAACAGACAT ACCATAGAAATGATTGAGAAAGAGCAGAGAGAAGTGGAACGACGGCCAATCACCAAAATAACTCATAAAGGTGAAATAGAAATTGAGAGTGATGCCCCAATGAAAGAACAGGAAGCAGCCATGGAGATTCAG GAACCAGCTGCCAGTAAGTCCCTGGAGAAGCCAGAAggatctgaaaaacaaaaagaggaggtTGACTCTATGTCTAAAGATACTACTAGTCAACACAGACAACATCTTTTTGATCTCAATTGCAAAATTTGCATAG GTCGAATGGCACCACCTGTAGATGATCTTTctccaaaaaaagtaaaagttgttGTAGGAGTAACTCGTAAACATTCAGACAATGAAGCAGAAAGTATAGCAGATGCGTTGTCTTCAACCTCAAATATTTTGGCTTCCGAATTCTTTGAGGAGGAGAAACAAGAGTCTCCAAAGTCAACATTCTCTCCTGCTCCACG TCCAGAGATGCCTGGAACTGTTGAGGTTGAGTCTACCTTTCTGGCTCGATTGAACTTCATCTGGAAAGGTTTTATCAACATGCCTTCTGTGGCAAAATTTGTTACCAAAGCCTATCCAGTATCTGGCTCCCCTGAATACCTGACAGAG gaCCTACCAGATAGTATTCAAGTAGGTGGCAGGATATCACCTCAGACAGTTTGGGattatgtggaaaaaataaaagcatcaggAACCAAG GAAATTTGTGTGGTTCGCTTCACACCAGTAACTGAAGAAGATCAAATTTCTTATACTTTGCTCTTTGCATACTTCAGTAGCAGAAAGCGCTATGGAGTAGCTGCTAACAACATGAAGCAGGTTAAAGATATGTACCTTATTCCTTTGGGTGCCACAGATAAAATTCCACACCCTCTTGTGCCTTTTGATGGACCTG GGCTTGAACTGCATAGACCTAATCTATTGTTGGGCTTAATTATTCGTCAGAAACTGAAGAGGCAGCACAGTGCCTCTGCTAGTACGAGTCATATAGCTGAGACTCCTGAAAGTGCACCAATAGCATTGCCACCtgataaaaaaagtaaaatagaagttTCTACAGAAGAAGCaccagaggaagaaaatgacttttttaatTCCTTTACAACTGTATTACACAAGCAGAGAAATAAACCTCAGCAGAATCTTCAGGAAGACCTTCCAGCAGCAGTTGAACCTTTAATGGAAGTCACCAAACATGAGCCACCAAAACCTTTAAGATTTCTTCCTGGCGTATTGATTGGCTGGGAAAATCAACCTACTACTCTGGAATTAGCAAATAAACCTCTTCCTGTGGATGATATACTTCAAAGCCTTTTGGGCACCGCTGGTCAAGTATATGACCAGGCTCAGTCAGTGATGGAACAAAACACTCTTaaagaaattccatttttaaatgagcagaccaactcaaaaacagaaaaaatagataatgtgGAAGTCACTGATAGTGAAAACAAGGAGATAAAAGTTAAAGTAGATAATCTTTCAGAATCCACAGATAAGTCAGCAGTAATAGGAGAAGAAACATCAATAGTAGGATCCTCTTCCATTTCTGCAGGGCCTTTGACGAGTCTTAGTCTCAGAGGTAAACCACCAGATGTTTCTACAGaagcatttttaacaaatttatcGATTCAGTCAAAACAAGAGGAAACTGTGGAGagtaaagagaaaacattaaaaagacagCTTCAGGAAGATCAAGAGAATAATTTGCAAGATAACCAGACTTCAAATAGTTCTCCATGCAGATCTAATGTAGGAAAAGGAAACATAGATGGTAATGTGAGCTGTAGTGAAAACCCTGTTGCTAATACAAGGTCTCCACAGTTTATCAACCTGAAAAGGGATCCTAGGCAAGCAGCAGGACGAAGTCAGCCTGTAACTACTTCAGAAAGCAAAGATGGAGATAGTTgcaggaatggagaaaaacataTCCTTCCTGGTCTGTCACACAACAAGGAGCACTTAACAGAACAAATGAATGTAGAGGAAAAGTTGTGTTCTGTAGAGAAAAACTCATGTGTTCAGCAGAGTGACAATTTAAAAGTTGCACAAAACTCGCCATCAGTAGAAAACATACAGACTTCTCAGGCAGAACAAGCAAAACCCTTACAGGAagatattttaatgcaaaatattGAAACTGTGCACCCATTTCGAAGAGGATCAGCAGTAGCGACATCTCATTTTGAAGTTGGAAACACATGTCCATCAGAATTTCCTTCTAAAAGCATCACCTTTACTTCCAGAAGCACCAGCCCCAGAACAAGTACAAACTTTTCACCCATGAGGCCACAGCAGCCCAGCCTTCAGCATCTGAAATCTAGCCCACCTGGATTTCCATTTCCAGGGCCTCctaattttcccccacaaagcATGTTTGGATTTCCACCACATTTGCCACCTCCATTACTTCCCCCTCCAGGCTTTGGCTTTGCTCAAAATCCCATGGTTCCCTGGCCACCTGTTGTTCATCTCCCAGGTCAGCCACAGCGTATGATGGGTCCTCTCTCACAAGCATCAAGGTATATAGGCCCACAGAATTTTTACCAGGTTAAAGACGTTCGGAGACCAGAAAGGCGCCATAGTGACCCTTGGGGTAGGCAAGACCAACAGCAACTGGATAGGCCATTTAATAGGGGTAAAGGGGACCGCCAGAGATTTTATAGTGATTCACACCACTTGAAAAGAGAGCGACATGAAAAGGAATGGGAGCAAGAATCTGAAAGGCATAGACGCAGAGACAGAAGCCAAGACaaggacagagacagaaaaagcagGGAGGAAGGGCATAAAGATAAAGAGAGGGCACGGTTATCACATGGTGATCGAGGAACAGATGGAAAAGCAAGCAGAGATAGTAGGAGTGTAGACAAGAAGCCAGATAAACCTAAAAGTGAAGACTATGAGAAGGACAAAGAAcgagaaaaaagtaaacatagagaaggagaaaaggacagGGATAGGTACCACAAAGATAGGGACCACACTGACAGAACTAAAAGCAAAAGGTAA